In Crinalium epipsammum PCC 9333, the genomic window GTACACCTGAACAAAAACTTAGATTATTATGGTTTGTTTATGGCGATTGTTATGCTGCAAGTAAAGAAACATATAAACGGATTAGTCAACAAATAGCAATTGGAGTTAATCAAATACCAAATGTTGTATTTAGTAAAACTAAAGAACTAGGCAAGGTTAATCAGGTAGATCCATTAAAAATTACCGACTTAAGAATTAGAGGAATGTGGTCAATAAAAAATCCTCTAAAAGTATATAAGTATATTAATTTGGATTATGATAATTCTTCGCAGTTTCAGCTAAATGTTGTAATGCGCCAGACCAAATATTTATCTTTCCCTGAAAAGGAACGAATCAAGCTAGAAAGCTTATCAAAACCTGGTTTTAGTATTGCCGATAATAAAATTAAGTGTCCTGATAATCCTTGCCAACTTATTCCTGTTAAAATTATTAGTTATAAACTTATATAAAGTCTGAAGTAGGAATGAAAATAATCTCTTTATTTTCAGGTTGTGGTGGCTTAGATTTAGGTTTTCGTCAAGCTGGATTCGACATTTGTTGGGCTAATGAAAATGATTCATCAATTTGGGATACTTATAAATTTAATCATCCTGAAACTCACTTAGATCAGCGAGATATCAGAAATATTACCTCATCGGAAATCCCAGATTGCATTGGCATAATTGGAGGGCCACCTTGCCAAAGTTGGAGCGAGGCGGGTGCTGGTCGTGGTATTAATGATATTAGAGGGCAACTTTTCCATGATTACATTAGAATAGTAAACGAAAAAAACCCTTATTTTTTTTAGCAGAAAATGTTAGTGGAATTTTAGCAAATAAACATACACAAGCACTAACAAATATATTACATCAATTTAGAGAGGCAGGTTATCAAGTAGCTTATAAACTCCTCAATGCTAACAATTTCGATGTTCCTCAAGACCGCAAAAGAGTAATTATTATTGGCTACCATGAAAAGTTAGGTGGGATTTTTAAATTTCCAGAAAGTAACGAAAAAAACCTAATTTAAAAGATGCTATTTATGATTTGCACTCAATACCACCAATCAAATTGACCAGTGAATTAAAAGAGTGTCATCCATTAATTCCTAATCACGAATATATAGATATGGGATTTTCTAGTATTTATATGTCAAGAAATAGAGTCAGGGATTGGTTGCAACCATCTTTTACTATTCAAGCAGGTGGAAGAC contains:
- a CDS encoding NgoPII family restriction endonuclease, which gives rise to MTNILQAINTIINNPIPDLVSYYQSKSQNKINAIGEALEEFIKDVFADTISETDTIKKSKKYEQVFSHQGSQNNPPDLMIKNGDAIEVKKINKIGSGIALNSSYPTAKLYQDSPMITADCRNCETWTEKDIIYAIGCTPEQKLRLLWFVYGDCYAASKETYKRISQQIAIGVNQIPNVVFSKTKELGKVNQVDPLKITDLRIRGMWSIKNPLKVYKYINLDYDNSSQFQLNVVMRQTKYLSFPEKERIKLESLSKPGFSIADNKIKCPDNPCQLIPVKIISYKLI